A single Chaetodon trifascialis isolate fChaTrf1 chromosome 18, fChaTrf1.hap1, whole genome shotgun sequence DNA region contains:
- the LOC139346819 gene encoding cystatin-B-like: MPMMCGGCSSPSEADEEIQKICDSVKAHAEQRAGKTYDVFAAKTYTKQVVAGTNFFIKVHVGGDDHVHLRVHQKLPHQGGGTELSDMQQGKSHQDPVTYF, encoded by the exons ATGCCGATGATGTGTGGTGGATGTTCCTCGCCGTCTGAAGCCGACGAAGAAATTCAGAAGATCTGTGACAGC GTCAAGGCCCACGCAGAACAAAGAGCAGGGAAGACTTACGATGTGTTCGCAGCCAAGACCTACACGAAGCAGGTTGTGGCGGGGACTAACTTCTTTATTAAG GTTCATGTGGGGGGAGACGATCATGTTCACCTACGTGTTCACCAAAAGCTGCCACATCAGGGAGGGGGCACTGAGCTGAGTGACATGCAGCAAGGCAAGAGCCACCAGGACCCAGTTACATACTTCTAA
- the LOC139346996 gene encoding cystatin-A1-like has translation MADLPGAFGETKEATEAIQRMCDEVKLKVEELTHKTYVEFEAVKFMDGVTMNFFIKVHVGGVNYIHLWVFKPLGGHVELRGVQQHKTKDDPLVPFEN, from the exons ATGGCTGACCTGCCTGGAGCATTCGGGGAGACAAAGGAGGCCACGGAGGCAATTCAGAGGATGTGTGATGAG GTGAAGCTGAAAGTGGAAGAACTGACTCACAAGACATATGTGGAATTCGAAGCAGTGAAGTTCATGGATGGGGTCACAATGAACTTCTTCATCAAG gttcATGTTGGAGGAGTGAACTACATTCATCTGTGGGTCTTCAAACCTCTTGGAGGACATGTTGAGCTGAGGggtgtgcagcagcacaaaaccAAGGACGACCCCCTCGTACCTTTCGAGAATTAA
- the LOC139346995 gene encoding cystatin-B-like produces the protein MADLLGGFGETKEATEEIQRMCDQVKPEVEKRTNKKYVEFKAVKYRLQIVAGQNFLIKVHVGGVDYIHLLVFRALECDGGRVELTGLQEHKTKDDPLEPFHN, from the exons ATGGCTGACCTGCTTGGAGGATTTGGTGAGACAAAGGAGGCCACGGAGGAAATTCAGAGgatgtgtgatcag GTGAAGCCAGAAGtggaaaaaaggacaaacaagAAATATGTGGAATTCAAAGCAGTTAAATACAGGCTTCAGATTGTGGCTGGACAAAACTTCCTCATCAAG gttCATGTTGGAGGAGTGgactacattcatctgctggtCTTCAGGGCACTTGAGTGTGATGGAGGACGTGTTGAGCTCACTGGGCTACAGGAGCACAAAACCAAGGATGACCCCCTCGAACCTTTCCACAATTAA